The Hymenobacter baengnokdamensis genome includes a region encoding these proteins:
- a CDS encoding COG4705 family protein has protein sequence MKKIPEVTLLFWIMKICATTLGETGGDLLAQTLNVGYAISSLLFIGFFLVTLVGQLAARRYIPALYWAVILATSTAGTTMSDYMDRTLGLGYATGTAILITILIVVLGTWRMTEKSLSVSDITSRRGELFYWTAILFSNTLGTALGDFLADDSGLGFGGGALLIGSLIGLVILAHYFTKISSVLLFWIAFVLTRPFGATFGDLLTKPVEKHGLGFGTKGSSLILLAILVGLIIYTTSAHNRRPAATSTEPERFS, from the coding sequence ATGAAAAAAATACCTGAGGTCACCCTGCTGTTCTGGATAATGAAAATCTGCGCCACTACGCTCGGCGAAACGGGCGGCGACCTGCTGGCGCAGACGCTGAATGTGGGCTATGCCATCAGCTCGCTGCTGTTTATCGGGTTCTTTCTGGTCACGCTAGTGGGCCAGCTGGCCGCCAGGCGCTACATTCCGGCGCTGTACTGGGCCGTGATTCTGGCTACCAGCACGGCGGGCACTACCATGTCTGACTACATGGACCGCACCCTCGGGCTCGGCTACGCCACCGGCACGGCCATTCTGATTACTATTCTGATAGTAGTGCTCGGCACGTGGCGAATGACGGAGAAGTCGCTGTCGGTGAGTGACATTACCAGCCGCCGGGGCGAGTTGTTTTACTGGACGGCCATCCTGTTTTCCAATACGCTGGGCACGGCGCTGGGCGATTTCCTGGCCGACGACTCGGGCCTGGGCTTTGGGGGCGGTGCCTTGCTTATCGGCAGTCTTATTGGCCTGGTAATTCTGGCTCATTACTTTACCAAAATATCGTCGGTACTGCTCTTCTGGATTGCCTTCGTGCTCACGCGGCCCTTTGGGGCCACTTTTGGCGACCTGCTCACCAAGCCGGTAGAAAAGCACGGCCTGGGCTTCGGCACCAAAGGCTCGTCGCTGATTCTGCTCGCCATTCTGGTGGGGCTGATTATCTACACCACCAGTGCGCACAACCGCCGCCCCGCCGCGACCAGCACCGAGCCCGAGCGCTTTAGTTAA
- a CDS encoding phosphatase PAP2 family protein, with product MISDRFLSVGRQLWPRLRSLVLGLVLGVLLPWLVFIRLAREVWEGEGLPGDHFILEFLHAHSGHTQDKLALLLAQLGGPIGASVLAGSLMLGMGLAHQRRAFAFFSLAVIGSEGLNIAAKYLVARARPDLWVSLTPLTSYSFPSGHSMAAAALSAALGFMLWRTRVRWLAVGLGCLWALVMGWSRLYLGVHYPSDVLAGWVGSVGWVGGLHLLFARQYRELRAAWGEARLYWHGAAAQTLARDDAAASIAPQQL from the coding sequence ATGATTTCCGACCGCTTTCTATCCGTAGGTCGTCAGCTCTGGCCCCGGCTCCGCTCATTGGTGCTGGGGTTGGTACTGGGCGTACTGCTGCCGTGGCTGGTATTTATCCGGCTGGCCCGCGAGGTTTGGGAAGGGGAGGGGTTGCCCGGCGACCATTTTATTCTGGAGTTTCTGCACGCCCACAGCGGCCATACCCAGGATAAGCTGGCCCTCCTGCTGGCGCAGCTGGGCGGGCCAATCGGAGCCTCAGTGCTGGCGGGTAGCCTAATGCTGGGGATGGGGCTGGCGCATCAGCGCCGGGCGTTTGCCTTTTTCAGCCTGGCCGTAATCGGGTCCGAAGGGCTCAACATCGCTGCGAAATACCTGGTGGCTCGTGCCCGGCCCGACCTTTGGGTATCGTTAACTCCCCTTACCTCCTACAGCTTCCCCAGTGGGCACTCGATGGCCGCGGCTGCGCTATCGGCCGCGCTGGGGTTTATGCTCTGGCGCACGCGGGTGCGCTGGCTGGCGGTGGGGCTGGGCTGCCTGTGGGCACTGGTTATGGGCTGGTCGCGCCTGTATTTGGGCGTGCACTATCCCTCCGATGTACTGGCCGGCTGGGTGGGTTCGGTGGGCTGGGTGGGTGGGCTGCACCTGCTGTTTGCCCGCCAATACCGCGAGCTGCGGGCCGCCTGGGGAGAGGCCCGGCTATATTGGCACGGGGCGGCAGCGCAGACATTAGCACGCGATGATGCGGCGGCCAGCATAGCTCCGCAGCAGCTGTAG
- the bshA gene encoding N-acetyl-alpha-D-glucosaminyl L-malate synthase BshA → MNIGIVCYPTFGGSGVVATELGKALAQRGHRVHFITYSQPVRLDFFNENLFYHEVYVPTYPLFQFPPYESALASKMVDIVQNEKLDVLHVHYAIPHASAAYLAKQILRSRGITVPVVTTLHGTDITLVGKDASYEPVVTFSINESDGVTAVSADLRRETYEYFPVEHKIEVIPNFIDLHRFRKQEKTHFRTAIAPEGEKLLIHTSNFRTVKRVEDVLRIFCGVRKAIPAKLLLVGDGPDRSRMEKLARDLDCQRDIRFLGKLEAVEEVLSVSDLFLMPSENESFGLAALEAMACEVPVISTNAGGIPELNVHNVTGMLSNIGDVEDMVKNALYVLDDDNLPRFKAAARARAEEFAVSNIVPLYEQCYERAAVLAESH, encoded by the coding sequence ATGAATATCGGTATTGTCTGTTACCCCACTTTTGGCGGCTCCGGCGTGGTTGCCACCGAGCTAGGCAAAGCCCTGGCCCAGCGGGGCCACCGCGTGCATTTTATCACCTACAGCCAGCCGGTGCGGCTCGATTTCTTCAACGAGAATCTTTTCTACCACGAGGTGTACGTGCCTACCTATCCGCTGTTCCAGTTTCCGCCCTACGAGTCGGCGCTGGCCAGTAAGATGGTCGATATTGTGCAGAACGAAAAGCTCGACGTACTGCACGTTCACTATGCCATTCCGCACGCTTCGGCTGCGTATTTAGCCAAGCAGATTCTGCGCTCGCGGGGCATTACGGTGCCCGTGGTCACGACGCTGCACGGCACCGATATTACCCTCGTGGGCAAGGATGCCAGCTACGAGCCGGTGGTTACGTTCAGCATCAATGAGAGCGACGGCGTAACGGCCGTATCGGCCGATTTGCGCCGCGAAACTTACGAGTATTTCCCCGTCGAGCACAAGATTGAGGTTATCCCCAACTTCATCGACCTGCACCGCTTTCGTAAGCAGGAAAAAACCCATTTCCGCACCGCTATTGCCCCCGAGGGCGAGAAGCTGCTCATTCATACCAGCAACTTCCGCACCGTGAAGCGGGTCGAAGACGTGCTGCGCATCTTCTGCGGCGTGCGCAAAGCCATTCCGGCCAAGCTGCTGCTCGTGGGCGATGGCCCCGACCGCTCGCGCATGGAAAAGCTGGCCCGCGACCTAGACTGCCAGCGCGACATTCGCTTTCTGGGTAAGCTAGAAGCGGTAGAGGAAGTCCTCAGCGTCAGCGACTTATTTCTAATGCCTTCTGAAAACGAAAGCTTTGGCCTGGCGGCCCTCGAAGCAATGGCCTGCGAAGTGCCCGTTATCAGCACCAACGCTGGCGGCATTCCCGAACTGAACGTGCATAACGTAACCGGCATGCTTAGCAACATCGGCGACGTGGAAGACATGGTAAAAAACGCGCTCTACGTGCTCGACGACGATAATTTACCCCGCTTCAAAGCCGCCGCCCGCGCCCGTGCTGAGGAGTTTGCGGTGAGCAACATCGTGCCGCTGTATGAGCAATGCTACGAGCGGGCGGCCGTGCTGGCGGAAAGCCACTAA
- a CDS encoding DUF885 domain-containing protein, with translation MRHFLLAGCLVAGLAAPTLAQPTRSKATAPTAQTSAPLAALFTNYWEEQTKLYPLQATSQGDNRFNDQLPNSGTRAFRLSQQRLYERYRDQLARIDRSRLSAADQTSYDVFQYEMTSRLKGLAQPTWTMPFTQFSGLPIELAQLGAGTGSQPFKTVKDYDNWLSRVRQFPVWADTAIADFRQGMRTGVVLPKVLVQKMIPQLEALAVADPEQSVFYGPVKQLPATFSAADKQRFTTAYAAAIRGELVPTYRKLAAFLKDEYLPAARTSTGIAAVPGGADMYTYAVGYWTTTTRTPEEIYQTGLSEVARIKAEMEQVRQQLGFQGDLKALFAYVNTDPKFHPYQTPEDVLNGFRSILARVEPGLPRLFGRTPKTAFEIRQTEAFRAASASAAYTRGSADGSRPGIFYVPILDATKFKTPGMESLFLHEAIPGHHYQVSLQQENTALPKFQRFAFYSAFSEGWALYTESLGKELGMYTDPYQYLGALSAEMHRAIRLVVDVGMHAKGLTREQAIEYMLANEATTEQGATAEIERYMAWPGQALAYKTGQLKIRELRTRYEKQLGAKFSLKAFHDELLLDGAMPLAVLERRMDAWAAGQK, from the coding sequence ATGAGACATTTTTTACTCGCTGGTTGCTTGGTAGCCGGCCTGGCTGCTCCGACGCTGGCGCAGCCCACGCGCAGCAAAGCAACGGCACCGACAGCCCAGACGTCGGCGCCGCTGGCGGCCCTGTTTACCAATTATTGGGAAGAGCAGACGAAGCTTTACCCGCTGCAGGCGACGAGTCAGGGCGATAACCGCTTCAACGACCAGCTGCCCAACTCCGGCACCCGCGCCTTCCGGCTCAGCCAGCAGCGGCTGTACGAGCGCTACCGCGACCAGCTGGCGCGCATTGACCGCAGCCGGCTCTCGGCCGCCGACCAAACCAGCTACGACGTGTTTCAGTACGAGATGACGTCGCGGCTTAAGGGACTCGCGCAGCCCACCTGGACGATGCCGTTTACGCAGTTTAGCGGCCTGCCCATCGAGCTGGCGCAGCTGGGCGCGGGCACCGGCTCCCAACCCTTTAAAACTGTGAAGGACTACGACAACTGGCTGAGCCGCGTGCGGCAGTTTCCGGTGTGGGCCGATACGGCAATAGCCGACTTTCGGCAGGGTATGCGCACCGGCGTGGTATTGCCCAAAGTGCTGGTTCAAAAAATGATACCTCAGCTGGAAGCCCTGGCCGTAGCCGACCCCGAGCAGAGTGTGTTCTACGGCCCCGTCAAGCAGCTGCCGGCTACGTTTTCGGCGGCTGATAAGCAGCGGTTTACTACGGCTTATGCGGCCGCCATTCGCGGCGAGCTGGTGCCTACTTACCGCAAGCTGGCGGCTTTTTTGAAAGATGAGTACCTGCCGGCGGCCCGCACCAGCACCGGCATTGCGGCCGTGCCGGGCGGGGCCGATATGTATACCTACGCCGTTGGCTACTGGACCACTACCACCCGCACGCCGGAGGAGATTTACCAGACCGGCCTCTCCGAAGTAGCCCGCATTAAGGCGGAGATGGAGCAGGTGCGCCAGCAGCTAGGCTTCCAGGGCGACCTGAAGGCGCTATTTGCCTACGTCAATACGGACCCCAAATTTCATCCTTACCAAACACCCGAAGACGTGCTCAACGGCTTCCGGTCTATCCTGGCCAGGGTAGAGCCTGGGTTGCCCCGCTTGTTTGGGCGCACGCCCAAAACAGCGTTTGAGATTCGGCAGACGGAAGCCTTCCGCGCGGCTTCCGCCAGCGCCGCCTACACCCGCGGCTCGGCCGATGGCTCGCGGCCGGGCATTTTTTACGTGCCGATTCTGGATGCCACCAAGTTTAAGACGCCGGGTATGGAGTCGCTGTTTCTGCACGAGGCCATTCCGGGCCACCACTACCAGGTGTCGTTGCAGCAAGAGAATACGGCCCTGCCCAAGTTCCAGCGGTTTGCCTTCTACTCGGCTTTCAGCGAAGGCTGGGCGCTCTATACCGAAAGCCTGGGCAAAGAGCTGGGTATGTACACCGACCCGTATCAGTACCTGGGGGCGCTCAGCGCCGAGATGCACCGCGCCATTCGGCTCGTAGTTGACGTAGGCATGCACGCCAAGGGCCTGACTCGTGAGCAGGCTATTGAATATATGCTTGCTAACGAAGCAACCACTGAACAAGGAGCTACCGCCGAAATAGAGCGCTACATGGCCTGGCCCGGCCAGGCACTGGCCTATAAAACAGGTCAGCTTAAAATCAGGGAGCTACGCACCCGCTACGAAAAGCAGCTGGGCGCGAAGTTTTCGCTCAAGGCTTTCCACGACGAATTATTGTTGGACGGCGCAATGCCGCTGGCCGTATTGGAGCGGCGCATGGATGCCTGGGCCGCCGGGCAGAAATAG
- a CDS encoding heavy-metal-associated domain-containing protein encodes MSTLRFKTTINCGGCIKAVTPALNHEVGANNWQVDTANPDKILTVNSAQTTAARILVAVEQAGFEISPLS; translated from the coding sequence ATGTCAACGCTTCGTTTTAAAACTACTATCAACTGCGGCGGCTGCATCAAGGCTGTAACGCCGGCCCTCAACCACGAGGTAGGGGCCAACAACTGGCAGGTCGACACTGCCAATCCGGATAAAATATTGACCGTGAACTCAGCCCAGACTACAGCTGCCCGGATTCTGGTGGCCGTTGAGCAGGCAGGCTTTGAGATTTCACCCCTCAGCTAG
- a CDS encoding type II toxin-antitoxin system RelE/ParE family toxin yields the protein MKRLLKKYPSLRQEMDGLLDSLELNPTQGTSLGRNCYKIRLRIASKGRGKSGGARVITCVVAVSTEVYLLAVYDKSEQDSITDADLLALVQEIPTGQS from the coding sequence TTGAAGCGCCTGCTTAAGAAGTACCCATCGCTACGGCAGGAAATGGATGGCCTACTCGATTCGCTGGAACTCAACCCCACCCAAGGCACCAGCCTGGGCCGGAACTGCTATAAGATTCGTCTGCGCATTGCCAGCAAGGGCCGGGGCAAAAGCGGCGGGGCGCGGGTTATTACCTGCGTAGTGGCCGTCAGCACCGAGGTATATCTGCTGGCTGTTTACGATAAGTCGGAGCAGGATTCCATCACTGATGCCGACCTGCTGGCGCTGGTGCAGGAGATTCCGACCGGTCAGTCTTAA
- a CDS encoding HesB/IscA family protein encodes MATSTLAPPIGLTARALVEVKNIIQEKNVPADYGLRIGVQGGGCSGMSYLLGFDKAKDNDEIYDLDGVQLIMDKKHAMYVLGMEVDFQDGLNARGFTFNNPQAKSTCGCGSSFSA; translated from the coding sequence ATGGCTACTTCCACTCTCGCGCCGCCTATCGGCCTCACGGCCCGCGCCCTCGTCGAAGTTAAAAATATTATCCAGGAAAAGAACGTACCCGCCGACTATGGCCTGCGCATTGGGGTGCAGGGCGGGGGCTGCTCGGGCATGAGCTACCTGCTGGGCTTCGACAAAGCCAAGGACAACGACGAAATATATGACCTTGATGGCGTGCAGCTTATCATGGATAAAAAGCACGCCATGTACGTACTGGGTATGGAGGTTGACTTCCAGGATGGACTCAACGCCCGCGGCTTTACCTTCAATAACCCCCAGGCCAAAAGCACCTGCGGCTGCGGCTCGTCGTTCTCGGCGTAG
- a CDS encoding IS630 family transposase, producing the protein MQVSLTDPERQRLRALQKQRRDDEGYVKVTVVLLLDKGRSAGSIADDLGLDDGTVYRYAEAFARLGLEKYLAHEQRGYWGLLTSTQLAGLCQELRRTLYTDCRPLQAWLTQATGVRYSVSGLTDLLHRLGFVYKLTTPMPCEADADAQAAFLANRLQPLLERAAAGDAVVYFADAAHPTHNTRCTRAWTEKGAQRPLPTVSGRERVNLNAALNAHCPTQVYVHETACVNAQSTKALYEQLLAAHPSQPIYVVCDNARYYKNQELTQWLADKPLVQVFLPPYSPNLNLIERLWKFLRQKIINATFYRTKGHFRQAVLGFFSRLNEFGQELASLLTLNFHLLDSQPTS; encoded by the coding sequence ATGCAGGTTTCCCTCACCGACCCGGAGCGCCAACGGTTGCGTGCGTTGCAAAAGCAACGGCGCGATGACGAGGGCTACGTAAAAGTGACGGTGGTGCTGTTGCTGGACAAGGGGCGCTCGGCGGGAAGCATTGCCGACGATTTGGGGCTGGATGATGGCACGGTGTACCGCTACGCCGAGGCCTTTGCCCGGTTGGGCTTGGAGAAGTACCTGGCCCACGAGCAGCGCGGCTACTGGGGGCTGCTGACCAGCACCCAACTCGCCGGCTTGTGCCAGGAGCTGCGCCGGACCCTGTACACCGACTGCCGCCCGTTGCAGGCCTGGCTGACACAGGCCACCGGCGTGCGCTACTCGGTTTCGGGCCTGACGGACCTGCTACACCGGTTGGGCTTTGTGTACAAGCTCACCACGCCCATGCCTTGCGAAGCGGACGCCGACGCGCAGGCCGCTTTTCTGGCCAACCGGTTGCAGCCCCTGCTGGAACGGGCTGCGGCCGGCGACGCCGTGGTGTATTTTGCCGACGCGGCCCACCCCACCCACAACACCCGCTGCACCCGGGCCTGGACCGAAAAAGGCGCACAGCGGCCCCTGCCTACGGTCAGCGGACGCGAACGGGTGAATCTGAACGCGGCCCTCAACGCGCACTGCCCTACGCAGGTGTACGTGCACGAAACGGCCTGCGTCAACGCCCAGAGCACAAAAGCCTTATACGAACAGCTGCTGGCCGCCCATCCCAGCCAACCGATTTACGTGGTCTGCGACAACGCCCGCTACTACAAAAACCAGGAACTGACCCAGTGGCTGGCCGATAAGCCCCTGGTGCAGGTCTTTCTGCCGCCCTATTCGCCCAACCTGAACCTGATTGAGCGCCTGTGGAAGTTCCTGCGCCAGAAAATCATCAACGCCACCTTTTACCGCACCAAGGGCCACTTCCGACAAGCCGTGCTCGGCTTCTTCTCCCGACTCAACGAGTTCGGCCAAGAACTCGCGTCCTTACTTACCCTCAACTTTCACCTCCTGGATTCGCAACCCACTTCGTGA
- a CDS encoding DUF7935 family protein — protein sequence MDSTTYLFDLLKTILPALIVAGAIFFLFRQYLEKEQQRRLIELRLDSSKTTLPLRLQAYERVTLLLERISPNNILVRLSSAGQNAVEYHRLLQQEIRSEFEHNFSQQLYMSPEAWGQVKQAKEDVLTMINRAFHGLSNPAQLRGTELAKRILESLMTDAADPTAQALAVIKREAAGLF from the coding sequence ATGGACAGCACTACCTATCTCTTTGACCTGCTCAAAACTATTTTGCCCGCGCTGATAGTGGCGGGGGCCATCTTCTTTCTGTTTCGCCAGTACCTGGAAAAGGAGCAGCAGCGCCGCCTCATCGAGCTGCGTCTCGATAGCAGCAAAACCACGCTGCCGCTGCGCCTGCAAGCCTACGAGCGCGTAACGCTGCTGCTGGAGCGCATCTCACCCAATAATATTCTGGTGCGCCTGAGCAGCGCCGGGCAGAACGCTGTGGAGTACCATCGCCTGCTGCAACAGGAAATCAGAAGCGAGTTTGAGCATAATTTCTCGCAGCAGCTCTACATGAGCCCCGAGGCCTGGGGTCAGGTAAAGCAGGCCAAAGAAGACGTGCTGACGATGATAAACCGTGCCTTTCATGGGCTTAGCAATCCGGCGCAGCTGCGCGGCACCGAGCTGGCCAAGCGCATTCTGGAAAGCCTGATGACCGACGCGGCTGACCCCACTGCCCAGGCGCTGGCCGTGATAAAGCGCGAGGCAGCGGGGCTGTTTTAG
- a CDS encoding heavy metal translocating P-type ATPase, with amino-acid sequence MRWSPMPSVISPATQTTTLDIEGMSCAACAAAVEKSLSRTPGVQAARVNYATEKASVTYAPSQTSPADLRAAVENAGYAVAARAPDISPADRQAAIDRQKAADYQALRQRFGVAAALALSIMTLSMPMLWPALLHAAGLYSVNYILLMLTCPVLFYSGREFYVSAWQSFRHRSATMDTLVAVGTGAAFLYSVAATILPGFFEQHGVPPEVYYDTTATIIALILLGKLLELRAKTRTSAAMRALLSLQARTARLVRPDGQETDVPIEAVLPGDLVAVRPGEKIATDGVVETGRSAVDEAMLTGESLPVEKQPGDAVFGATLNKAGAFRFRVHKVGADTLLAQIVRLVEDAQGSRAPIQRLADKVSAVFVPTVVIIAILTFVLWFDLSPVATRLPLALVSFVAVLIIACPCALGLATPTAIMVGTGKGAEHGVLFRSAEALERTYKADTILLDKTGTITRGEPAVTDFSTAAGYPAAELLALVAAVERQSEHPLAEAIVRYAAARQGAPVPAVTEFRAVPGQGALARVASQAVVIGNRQLLATAAIVLPAELAQQAEELLAQAKTVLYVAVAGRAVALFGLADTVRDTSAAAIRHLQQLGLEVIMMTGDNPQTAARVAAQVGIRRYVAEVMPAGKAALVKQLQAEGRTVAMVGDGINDAPALAQADSSLAMGTGTDVAIEAAGITLMRNDLQSVVTAISLSRQTMRTIRQNLFFAFIYNLLGIPVAAGLLYPVFGVRLSPMLAAGAMALSSVSVLTNSLRLRRARF; translated from the coding sequence ATGCGCTGGTCGCCAATGCCTTCTGTTATTTCTCCTGCTACCCAAACCACTACCCTCGACATTGAGGGCATGAGCTGCGCGGCCTGCGCCGCCGCCGTGGAAAAATCGCTGAGCCGCACTCCTGGCGTGCAAGCCGCACGGGTCAACTACGCCACCGAAAAGGCATCTGTTACCTACGCTCCCTCGCAGACCAGCCCCGCCGACCTGCGCGCCGCTGTCGAAAACGCTGGCTACGCCGTGGCAGCGCGGGCCCCCGATATCAGTCCCGCCGACCGCCAGGCCGCAATCGACCGCCAGAAGGCGGCCGACTACCAGGCTCTCAGGCAGCGCTTTGGGGTGGCGGCGGCGCTCGCACTGAGTATTATGACCTTGAGCATGCCGATGCTGTGGCCAGCGCTGCTGCATGCAGCCGGGTTATATTCAGTAAATTATATATTATTAATGCTTACCTGCCCGGTACTCTTTTATAGCGGGCGCGAGTTTTACGTTTCGGCCTGGCAGAGCTTCCGGCACCGCTCGGCCACTATGGACACGCTGGTGGCAGTGGGCACCGGAGCGGCATTTTTGTATAGCGTGGCCGCTACCATCTTGCCCGGTTTTTTTGAGCAGCACGGCGTGCCACCCGAGGTGTATTATGACACCACGGCCACCATTATCGCCCTTATTCTGCTGGGCAAGCTGCTGGAGCTACGCGCCAAGACCCGCACTTCGGCCGCTATGCGGGCCCTGTTGAGCCTGCAAGCCCGCACGGCCCGCCTGGTGCGCCCCGACGGCCAGGAAACGGACGTGCCTATCGAAGCAGTGCTACCCGGCGACCTGGTAGCCGTGCGGCCTGGCGAAAAAATAGCAACTGACGGAGTGGTCGAAACCGGCCGCTCGGCCGTAGACGAGGCCATGCTTACCGGCGAAAGCCTGCCTGTGGAAAAGCAGCCGGGCGATGCCGTATTTGGCGCTACGCTCAACAAAGCCGGGGCTTTTCGCTTCCGGGTGCACAAGGTAGGAGCCGATACCCTGCTGGCGCAGATTGTGCGGCTCGTGGAAGATGCCCAAGGCAGCCGCGCGCCCATTCAGCGGCTGGCCGATAAGGTGAGCGCCGTTTTTGTGCCCACGGTGGTAATTATCGCCATCCTCACGTTTGTGCTGTGGTTTGACTTGTCGCCGGTGGCCACGCGGCTACCGCTGGCCCTGGTCAGCTTCGTGGCGGTGCTAATCATTGCCTGCCCCTGCGCCCTCGGGCTGGCCACCCCCACGGCCATTATGGTGGGCACTGGCAAAGGTGCCGAGCACGGCGTGCTGTTTCGCAGCGCCGAAGCATTAGAAAGAACCTATAAAGCCGATACCATTCTGCTGGATAAAACCGGCACCATTACGCGCGGTGAGCCCGCCGTAACCGATTTTAGTACCGCCGCCGGCTACCCCGCCGCCGAGCTGCTGGCCCTGGTAGCCGCCGTGGAGCGGCAGAGTGAGCACCCATTGGCCGAGGCAATCGTTCGCTACGCCGCTGCCCGGCAGGGCGCTCCGGTACCGGCAGTCACGGAGTTTCGGGCCGTGCCGGGCCAGGGCGCCCTGGCCCGCGTGGCAAGCCAGGCAGTGGTTATTGGCAATCGCCAGCTGCTGGCCACTGCAGCTATCGTGCTGCCCGCTGAGCTGGCACAACAAGCCGAGGAGCTGCTGGCGCAGGCCAAAACCGTGCTGTACGTAGCCGTGGCGGGCCGGGCGGTAGCGCTTTTTGGTCTGGCCGACACCGTGCGCGATACGTCAGCCGCTGCTATTCGGCACTTGCAGCAGCTCGGGCTGGAAGTAATTATGATGACCGGCGACAATCCTCAGACCGCCGCCCGGGTAGCCGCCCAGGTGGGCATCCGGCGCTACGTGGCCGAGGTAATGCCAGCCGGTAAAGCCGCTTTGGTAAAGCAGCTACAGGCCGAAGGGCGCACCGTGGCGATGGTTGGCGACGGCATCAACGATGCCCCAGCGCTGGCGCAGGCTGACAGTAGCCTGGCAATGGGTACGGGTACCGACGTAGCCATCGAAGCCGCCGGCATCACGCTCATGCGCAACGACTTGCAGAGCGTAGTTACGGCCATTTCCTTATCGCGCCAAACGATGCGTACCATCAGGCAGAATCTGTTTTTCGCCTTTATCTACAATCTGCTGGGCATTCCCGTCGCGGCAGGGCTGCTGTACCCGGTTTTTGGCGTCCGGCTTTCGCCCATGCTGGCGGCCGGGGCAATGGCGCTCAGCTCGGTTTCGGTACTTACCAACTCGCTGCGGCTGCGGCGAGCCCGCTTTTAA